In Calypte anna isolate BGI_N300 chromosome 28, bCalAnn1_v1.p, whole genome shotgun sequence, a single window of DNA contains:
- the LOC115599828 gene encoding thaicobrin-like translates to MEREEMEILANEVEEINGTGNVTLDPDTANPFLILAGDQRGVRRGEEWMSLPNNPQRFDVEPCVLGLQAFTAGRHCWEVEVEEAGDWWALGVAQESVRRKGSLSFTPQEGIWAVGQWFGQYYAFTDPDWTPLYPACLPRVIQIHLDFTEKKVVFADAESKAQIFGFCLAPCPSQALHPWLWVGMGSWLRLCP, encoded by the exons ATggagagagaagagatggaGATCTTGGCCAATGAAGTAGAGGAGATAAATGGAACAG gtAATGTCACCCTGGACCCAGACACTGCCAACCCCTTCCTGATCCTGGCTGGTGACCAGAGAGGGGTACGACGGGGGGAGGAGTGGATGTCACTGCCCAACAACCCCCAGCGCTTCGATGTGGAGCCGTGTGTGCTGGGACTCCAGGCATTCACTGCAGGGAGACACTGctgggaggtggaggtggaAGAGGCAGGGGACTGGTGGGCTCTGGGGGTGGCCCAGGAGTCTGTCAGAAGGAAGGGGAGCCTTAGTTTTACCCCCCAGGAGGGAATTTGGGCTGTGGGGCAGTGGTTTGGACAATATTATGCTTTCACCGATCCCGACTGGACACCCCTGTACCCCGCGTGCCTCCCCAGGGTTATCCAGATCCACCTGGACTTCACAGAGAAGAAAGTGGTGTTTGCTgatgctgaaagcaaagctCAGATCTTTGGGTTCTGCCTGGCTCCCTGTCCCAGCCAGGCCCTGCACCCCTGGCTCTGGGTGGGGATGGGCTCCTGGCTCAGGCTGTGCCCGTGA
- the GP1BA gene encoding platelet glycoprotein Ib alpha chain encodes MQVPALLLLILPVLLPSATRAQPCPSEMNKIKDLLEVNCTGQGLSSVPLDLPTDTGILLLSANRLTSLSTASFLSLTQLQDLDLSDNGMADLQTGARLPSLKELLLSHNVLGSLPTLRGLPQLTRLSVAHNNLATLAPGAFRAVSGLQDLDLRGNRLRRLPQDVFAGLRELKDLDLSDNLLEELPRELLQDLQKLETLWLSGNLLQTLPTDFFPEGHFFAYVFLTENPWNCDCDLRYLRSWIQRNSDSVYQPERGLEKTKVEVAPEKVLCHSPPEHRHRPIIKFKPNCGNVGDTDEDEEYDYDQGEEAMEKPPVITFLSTHPTTPKEHTTVHHAVTWPPLATTRPPLSSPGSSTLASSTSLAIPASSRAPSTPTPAPAIPTIPPTQISPTTPIITAAPASTPHRSTTLTSTTSLPTTIITTPPPMSSHPKTARAISTTSTHTTLMVSTGAFSTSSTAAPSTAMLEASPSVRSSSPPLISTSPMVPTSVLSTHAPTEPAPLDSPHFSQPPPSPPPAPLPLCPCSTPGLSLPLLRFQVGGNGPQWGQWVLRHCCLLHWVLYLGSLVLLVLIVMALAGWLVWMCLVGRSSWHKSLQTQEVQYPLLKRKESAEKPSVQLSSFQIPLQRPRFCTIKEVELYPEVIYCTIKDLEIQRHPPANSSFCTTKELWVHHNNPNASFQSFSKKLLVPDLSSLRAPSAYSLDRGVEAIGDVRVKYAGNTL; translated from the coding sequence ATGCAggtccctgccctgctcctcctcatcctcccggtcctgctgccctcagccactcgtgcccagccctgcccctcaGAGATGAACAAGATCAAGGACCTGCTGGAGGTGAACTGCACGGGGCAGGGGCTCAGCTCCGTGCCCCTGGACCTGCCTACGGACACAGGGATTCTGCTGCTCAGCGCCAACCGcctcacctccctctccacagcctccttcctctccctcacccagctgcaggacctggATCTGTCTGACAACGGGATGGCGGATCTGCAAACGGGGGCCCGGCTGCCCTCTCTGaaggagctgctcctctcccacaACGTCCTGggctccctgcccaccctgcgGGGGCTGCCGCAGCTCACCCGCCTCTCCGTGGCCCACAACAATTTGGCAACCTTGGCCCCAGGAGCTTTTCGGGCGGTGTCAGGGCTGCAGGACCTGGACCTGCGAGGGAACCGCCTGAGGAGGCTGCCTCAGGACGTCTTCGCGGGGCTGAGGGAACTCAAGGACTTGGACCTCTCGGACAACCTCCTGGAGGagctccccagggagctgctgcaggatcTGCAAAAGCTGGAGACCCTCTGGCTCTCAGGGAACCTCCTGCAGACCCTGCCCACCGACTTCTTCCCCGAGGGCCATTTCTTTGCCTACGTCTTCCTCACGGAGAATCCCTGGAACTGCGACTGTGACCTCCGCTACCTGAGGAGCTGGATCCAGCGGAACTCCGACAGCGTCTACCAGCCGGAGCGGGGCCTGGAGAAGACCAAGGTGGAGGTTGCCCCTGAGAAAGTGCTGTGCCACAGCCCCCCTGAGCACCGGCACAGGCCCATTATCAAATTCAAGCCCAATTGCGGCAACGTGGGGGACACAGACGAGGATGAAGAGTACGATTATGATCAGGGGGAGGAAGCTATGGAGAAACCTCCCGTCATCACCTTCCTCTCCACACATCCAACCACCCCCAAAGAGCACACTACTGTGCACCATGCTGTTACGTGGCCTCCCCTGGCTACCACAAGACCTCCTCTCAGCAGCCCTGGTAGCTCCACCCTTGCCTCCAGCACTTCTCTTGCAATTCCTGcaagcagcagagctcccagcacccccactcctgctcCAGCCATTCCCACCATCCCACCCACTCAGATATCTCCCACTACCCCCATTatcactgctgctcctgcaagCACCCCCCACAGATCCACCACCCTCacctccaccacttccctgccCACCACTATCATCACCACACCTCCCCCCATGAGCAGCCACCCCAAAACCGCCCGTGCCatcagcaccaccagcacccatACCACCCTCATGGTGTCCACTGGAGCCTTTTCCACCAGCtccacagcagctccttctaCTGCCATGCTGGAGGCCTCTCCCAGTGTTAGATCTTCATCTCCTCCTCTGATATCCACCTCACCAATGGTCCCCACCTCCGTGCTTTCCACACATGCCCCAACAGAGCCAGCTCCCCTGGATTCACCTCACTTCTCCCAGCCACCACCTTCCCCTCCGCCTGCACCtctccccctctgcccctgctCCACCCCAGGACTGTCCCTGCCACTGCTGCGCTTCCAGGTGGGTGGGAATGGTCCACAGTGGGGTCAGTGGGTGCTGAGGCATTGCTGCCTGTTGCACTGGGTGCTCTACCTGGGCTCCCTGGTTCTGCTGGTCCTGATCGTGATGGCACTAGCAGGCTGGCTGGTGTGGATGTGTCTGGTGGGAAGGTCCTCCTGGCACAAGTCCCTGCAGACCCAGGAGGTGCAGTACCCActgctgaagaggaaggagtcAGCAGAGAAGCCCTCAGTGCAACTCAGCAGCTTCCAAATCCCCCTTCAGCGCCCCAGGTTCTGCACCATCAAGGAAGTAGAGCTGTACCCTGAGGTCATTTACTGCACTATTAAAGACCTGGAGATACAGCGCCATCCTCCTGCAAATTCCTCCTTCTGCACCACAAAGGAGCTGTGGGTTCACCATAATAATCCAAATGCTTCGTTCCAGTCTTTCTCCAAGAAGCTGCTGGTCCCTGACCTCAGCTCCCTGAGGGCCCCTTCTGCATACAGCCTGGACAGGGGTGTCGAGGCCATTGGTGATGTCAGGGTGAAATATGCTGGCAACACTTTGTAA